In Methanoregula sp., a single window of DNA contains:
- a CDS encoding class I SAM-dependent methyltransferase, whose translation MLFLSLQEKTKWAQYAKEIVQNGAKPEIYELKIRKNLFSAFCFYIGTLLAAQGHDRRCVEWLEAGTMCEEDGLFSSTFLMGFLQRHKGKMIKPAVAFEDPRPFVHFSNVPIMKAARKQLVRQCAHTLPSIDKPVRFMDIGCGDGALTVMLLTQLMESGKVSDLSEIHLVDSSPAMIGLAKKTVGDAFPGTTITTENARIQDCSAGIQHHYDIAFSSLAYHHMPVEDKRVHLARLKPWIDHFVLFEMDANNDTPEVFSPDLAFSVYQSYGRIIDFVFAHDAPLDVVTDCVDSFLMTELVSILTQPRGERTDYHMLRSQWNDLFRTVLGPEFLLQCDSACYADEYIALFTMHYGRGE comes from the coding sequence TTGAAAATTCGTAAAAACCTGTTCTCTGCATTCTGTTTTTACATAGGCACCCTGCTCGCGGCACAGGGACATGATCGTCGCTGTGTCGAATGGCTCGAAGCGGGTACGATGTGCGAGGAGGATGGTCTGTTCTCTTCTACGTTCCTTATGGGTTTTTTACAGCGGCATAAGGGAAAAATGATCAAACCCGCGGTTGCGTTTGAAGATCCACGGCCGTTTGTACATTTCTCGAATGTGCCGATCATGAAGGCCGCACGAAAACAGCTGGTGCGCCAGTGCGCCCATACCCTGCCCAGTATTGATAAACCCGTGCGTTTTATGGACATCGGGTGCGGGGACGGGGCTCTGACCGTGATGCTCCTTACTCAGCTGATGGAGTCCGGAAAAGTAAGCGACCTTTCAGAAATCCATCTCGTGGACTCATCTCCAGCCATGATTGGGCTTGCAAAAAAGACTGTCGGAGATGCATTTCCGGGCACCACCATCACTACGGAAAATGCACGCATTCAGGATTGCTCAGCAGGAATACAGCACCATTATGACATCGCGTTTTCTTCGCTTGCCTACCACCACATGCCTGTTGAAGACAAACGTGTTCATCTCGCCCGGCTCAAACCATGGATCGATCACTTCGTGCTCTTCGAGATGGATGCAAATAATGACACGCCAGAAGTGTTCTCCCCGGATCTGGCATTCTCAGTGTACCAGTCCTACGGGCGGATCATCGACTTTGTCTTTGCCCACGACGCACCGCTTGACGTGGTAACGGATTGCGTGGATTCCTTTCTCATGACCGAACTGGTATCCATCCTGACGCAGCCGAGAGGCGAGAGGACTGATTATCATATGCTCCGCTCCCAGTGGAATGACCTTTTCAGGACCGTGCTGGGACCGGAATTTTTGCTTCAGTGCGACTCTGCCTGTTATGCGGATGAGTATATAGCCCTGTTTACCATGCACTACGGGCGGGGCGAATAA
- a CDS encoding nitroreductase family protein: MCDDIFEQKNMHLDQILADRRSYRMFRPEYPEEDAIRRIIHAGLLAPYAAAAVGGSKDYFRRFFVMKKGAQSLNAAIPLVMNQVNVMSDQLEKDMETNPVLRQRAVTFVQRLGMIRKMERVPGVGNAPYYIVVAERKGFPPVEQQSLAHCLENMWLKATALELGFQLVSITSQMSENSEFCKILGIPVGEWELMGCAVGYPADELSPSIRPPVEDVTRWLE, encoded by the coding sequence ATGTGCGACGATATTTTCGAACAGAAAAATATGCACCTCGACCAGATTCTCGCAGACCGCCGCTCCTACCGGATGTTCAGGCCTGAGTATCCCGAAGAGGACGCGATACGCCGTATCATCCATGCCGGGCTGCTTGCCCCGTATGCTGCGGCAGCCGTAGGAGGATCGAAGGATTATTTCCGGCGTTTCTTTGTCATGAAGAAGGGAGCGCAGAGCCTGAACGCGGCAATCCCCCTGGTTATGAATCAGGTAAATGTCATGTCGGACCAACTGGAGAAGGATATGGAAACGAACCCGGTGCTCCGCCAGAGGGCAGTCACTTTTGTCCAGCGTCTTGGCATGATACGGAAGATGGAACGGGTCCCCGGTGTGGGCAATGCCCCGTATTACATCGTGGTTGCCGAGCGCAAAGGGTTTCCACCGGTGGAACAACAGTCGCTTGCGCACTGCCTGGAGAATATGTGGCTGAAAGCAACAGCCCTTGAACTGGGATTCCAGCTGGTTTCCATTACGTCACAGATGTCGGAAAATTCAGAGTTCTGTAAAATACTGGGAATTCCTGTGGGTGAATGGGAACTGATGGGTTGTGCTGTCGGATACCCGGCAGATGAGCTCTCCCCCTCGATCCGTCCCCCCGTTGAAGATGTAACCCGGTGGCTGGAATAA
- a CDS encoding PEGA domain-containing protein, with translation MQSHHPAFMSCILTLTCILLISGASAAPVIQASVGDIIPLSGYSYGSQNVYLFLTGPNLPVNGVALNDISKRADQGGFTVVQVDGNDHWSYKWGTANIGGRLDEGTYTIWVVNGPNDRSHLSQADYSTIAVTLGKPSISIDTPRQSGSMDLRSVPDGASVMMGEKYQGKTPLTISDLAPGTYDVVFSQFGYQKFSTRVPVEAGRITEVTATLVPDTGAIAITSVPVGATVLVDGKNTGVAPVTAGNLTLGNHTVAVSLDGYTSVQQTVEVIPGQIQPVTIGLFPVPLQKTETTHAAGTAAAPQIAGFVAILLLIQYIRRK, from the coding sequence ATGCAGAGTCATCACCCGGCTTTCATGTCCTGTATACTAACACTTACATGTATCCTGCTTATCTCCGGGGCATCGGCTGCACCGGTAATACAGGCATCCGTTGGGGATATCATCCCGCTCTCAGGCTATTCCTACGGGAGCCAGAACGTGTATCTTTTCCTGACCGGGCCTAATCTCCCGGTCAACGGGGTTGCGCTGAATGATATCTCGAAACGTGCTGACCAGGGAGGATTTACCGTCGTGCAGGTTGATGGCAATGACCACTGGAGCTACAAATGGGGAACGGCTAACATCGGGGGGCGGCTCGATGAAGGTACCTACACGATCTGGGTAGTAAATGGCCCCAATGACCGGTCTCATTTAAGCCAAGCCGATTACAGCACGATCGCGGTCACCCTGGGAAAACCCTCGATCTCTATCGATACACCCCGGCAATCCGGTTCCATGGATCTTCGCTCAGTCCCTGATGGGGCATCCGTAATGATGGGTGAAAAATACCAGGGAAAGACACCCCTAACCATTTCGGATCTCGCGCCCGGGACCTATGATGTCGTCTTCTCGCAGTTCGGGTACCAGAAGTTTTCGACGCGGGTGCCGGTAGAAGCGGGCAGGATCACTGAAGTGACCGCAACACTGGTGCCAGATACAGGTGCGATTGCGATCACCTCTGTCCCTGTGGGTGCAACGGTACTGGTGGATGGAAAGAATACCGGTGTGGCACCAGTCACCGCCGGGAATCTCACTTTGGGGAATCACACGGTCGCAGTATCCCTGGATGGCTACACATCAGTACAACAGACCGTGGAAGTCATCCCGGGACAGATCCAGCCGGTCACTATCGGGCTATTCCCCGTTCCCCTGCAAAAAACCGAGACAACACATGCAGCAGGTACTGCCGCAGCACCCCAGATCGCAGGATTTGTGGCTATATTGCTTCTCATCCAGTATATTCGCAGAAAATAA
- a CDS encoding response regulator receiver protein, protein MTEDKRKAQLLKLFSSMSGKTKIVEPMKNIHGTLRDSDAIEREVALVMREITEQGIFKTSLKPIQLAKLVTLFYAGKNDTEIARELGDEKLSKTVARARVRLKLFRELDFKMPFDKVKMEELITSGKTMKEVSEDLGVSPSTLREYRHVIEEQEDPTIDPYIDRIRDVMEDRDLSEQMTRSATADSLGDSIDITEAELIDVT, encoded by the coding sequence ATGACCGAAGACAAACGCAAGGCACAGCTCTTAAAACTCTTCAGCTCCATGTCGGGCAAGACCAAGATCGTCGAGCCGATGAAAAATATCCATGGTACCTTGAGAGACAGCGACGCGATCGAACGCGAGGTCGCTCTCGTGATGAGAGAGATCACGGAACAGGGAATCTTCAAGACCTCATTAAAACCGATCCAACTTGCAAAACTCGTCACGTTATTCTATGCTGGCAAAAATGATACAGAAATCGCCAGAGAACTGGGTGACGAGAAGCTGTCAAAGACAGTTGCACGAGCAAGGGTTCGGCTCAAGCTCTTCCGCGAGCTTGACTTCAAGATGCCCTTTGACAAAGTGAAGATGGAAGAACTGATCACGTCCGGCAAGACCATGAAGGAGGTATCAGAGGACCTTGGAGTAAGCCCTTCAACGCTCCGCGAATACCGCCATGTGATCGAAGAGCAGGAAGACCCGACGATTGATCCGTATATCGATCGCATCCGGGATGTTATGGAAGACCGCGATCTTTCCGAACAGATGACCCGGAGCGCAACTGCGGACAGTCTTGGAGACTCTATCGATATCACCGAAGCTGAACTGATAGATGTGACGTAA
- the glyS gene encoding glycine--tRNA ligase, with the protein MSDVFENVMELAKRRGFIWPTSECYGAVAGFIDYGPLGAMMKRRVEDIWRDFYVIQEGYYEIECPTIAQESVFIASGHVKGFSDKMCQCPHCKEFLRADHVAEGGGVKNPSIMKNEELAAAIATCKCMACEEVLGTVEVFNFNLMFQTTIGPGSQRIGYLRPETAQGMFVDFSRLLRFYRDKLPFGAIQIGKSYRNEISPRQGMIRLREFTQAEAEIFVHPDQKNHHPSFKRYADYTMPLLTYVQQEKCDAAVSMSMREAVDKGVIANEYLAYYVALTHKLLVTIGIKPDRLRFRQHLPDERAHYATDCWDAEIRSDRFGWVETVGLADRTDYDLNAHAKESGTPMTVFIQYDEPKKVARRRIIPNMSVLGKQYRTKAKAVFEALAIATPTADGADVEVDGEKIHIPANLFEVRDEIIDVRGEDVVPHVIEPSYGIDRMCYAVLEGAYDEDVADGEARTVMRFSPNVAPIQVAVFPLMTRDGLDTIAHEIARTLQKSGILAEYDDSGAIGRRYRRQDEIGTPFAITVDYDTKEDRTVTLRDRDSMKQVRVAIDKLPSTVAALVKGTTKFGDIGRQSPFFIAHPVQQSLPK; encoded by the coding sequence ATGAGCGATGTATTTGAAAATGTGATGGAGCTTGCCAAACGCCGCGGGTTCATCTGGCCCACGTCCGAATGTTACGGCGCAGTGGCGGGTTTCATCGATTATGGCCCGCTGGGCGCAATGATGAAGCGGCGGGTCGAGGATATCTGGCGGGATTTTTACGTCATCCAGGAAGGCTATTACGAGATCGAGTGCCCGACGATTGCCCAGGAATCAGTTTTTATCGCTTCCGGGCACGTGAAGGGATTTTCCGACAAGATGTGCCAGTGCCCGCACTGCAAGGAGTTCCTCCGTGCCGACCACGTGGCGGAAGGCGGCGGCGTCAAAAACCCGTCCATTATGAAGAACGAGGAACTCGCAGCAGCGATTGCGACCTGCAAATGCATGGCCTGCGAAGAAGTGCTCGGCACTGTTGAGGTCTTCAATTTCAACCTCATGTTCCAGACCACGATCGGGCCGGGGTCACAGCGGATCGGGTACCTCCGTCCCGAGACGGCTCAGGGAATGTTTGTGGATTTCTCCCGGCTGTTAAGGTTCTACCGGGACAAGCTGCCCTTCGGTGCCATCCAGATCGGCAAGTCCTACCGGAACGAGATCTCCCCCCGGCAGGGCATGATCCGGCTCCGCGAGTTCACGCAGGCGGAAGCCGAGATCTTTGTCCACCCGGACCAGAAGAATCACCACCCGTCGTTCAAGCGCTATGCGGACTATACCATGCCGCTGCTCACCTACGTCCAGCAGGAGAAATGCGACGCTGCGGTCTCGATGTCCATGCGGGAGGCCGTGGACAAGGGCGTGATCGCCAACGAATACCTCGCCTACTACGTAGCCCTTACGCACAAACTCCTTGTTACGATAGGTATCAAGCCCGACCGGCTCCGCTTCCGGCAGCACCTGCCCGATGAGCGTGCGCATTATGCCACCGACTGCTGGGATGCCGAGATCCGGTCCGACCGGTTCGGCTGGGTGGAGACGGTTGGTCTTGCCGACCGCACGGATTATGACCTGAACGCCCATGCCAAGGAAAGCGGCACGCCGATGACGGTCTTCATCCAGTACGATGAGCCAAAGAAAGTGGCACGCCGGAGGATCATCCCGAACATGAGCGTGCTGGGCAAGCAGTACCGCACGAAGGCAAAGGCGGTCTTCGAAGCGCTGGCGATTGCCACACCAACCGCTGATGGCGCCGATGTGGAAGTCGATGGCGAGAAGATCCACATTCCCGCCAACCTGTTCGAAGTCCGCGATGAGATTATTGATGTCCGGGGCGAGGATGTCGTGCCGCACGTGATCGAACCCTCGTACGGTATCGACCGCATGTGTTACGCGGTGCTCGAAGGGGCCTATGATGAGGATGTCGCGGATGGTGAAGCCCGCACGGTGATGCGCTTCTCCCCCAACGTGGCCCCTATCCAGGTCGCCGTCTTTCCGCTCATGACCCGGGACGGTCTTGATACGATTGCTCATGAGATCGCCCGCACGCTTCAAAAGTCCGGTATACTTGCCGAATATGATGACAGCGGGGCGATTGGCAGGCGCTACCGGCGGCAGGACGAGATCGGGACGCCGTTTGCGATTACGGTTGATTACGATACGAAAGAGGATCGTACCGTCACTCTCCGGGACCGGGACAGCATGAAGCAGGTGCGGGTGGCGATTGATAAGTTACCTTCAACGGTTGCAGCGCTGGTTAAGGGGACGACCAAGTTTGGGGATATAGGGCGTCAATCCCCGTTTTTTATAGCTCACCCCGTACAGCAATCTCTTCCTAAATGA
- a CDS encoding FkbM family methyltransferase, giving the protein MYPSPFLPEDEPVTFLSRDAPFRQITEVNEYRFNDISPEDIVVDIGANVGAFCIRAARRSRTVTAIEPVTAALLNNNIRANSVSVQVINGALGDGKPAEVCWDERRVITPTYTLSMILELAGGCDFLKCDCEGAEWLINPKELAGVRRIEMELHQPPIGGRPNPALLDYISRYYDFEIERKPVHAALGVMGVLHAVRN; this is encoded by the coding sequence ATGTATCCCTCCCCTTTTCTGCCTGAAGATGAACCGGTAACATTTCTGTCACGGGATGCACCCTTTCGCCAGATCACCGAAGTCAACGAGTACCGGTTCAATGATATCAGCCCCGAAGATATCGTTGTGGATATCGGAGCAAATGTCGGTGCGTTCTGTATCAGGGCTGCCCGCAGATCCCGTACGGTGACTGCCATTGAGCCGGTGACTGCCGCATTGCTCAACAATAATATCCGGGCAAACAGCGTTTCCGTTCAGGTGATAAATGGTGCGTTGGGAGACGGGAAACCCGCTGAAGTTTGTTGGGATGAACGCCGGGTTATTACCCCCACATACACACTCAGTATGATCCTTGAACTGGCTGGTGGCTGTGATTTTTTAAAATGTGATTGTGAGGGCGCAGAGTGGCTGATCAATCCCAAGGAACTCGCAGGTGTAAGAAGGATTGAGATGGAACTGCACCAGCCACCGATCGGAGGACGCCCGAACCCGGCGCTCCTCGACTATATCAGCCGGTATTATGATTTTGAGATCGAGAGAAAACCCGTTCATGCGGCACTCGGTGTGATGGGTGTTCTGCATGCCGTGCGGAACTAA
- a CDS encoding metal-dependent hydrolase, translating into MFLFAHLVSGLLLGLGFCCLTHDRRIISLCIVASLIPDLIDKPLTLISPALSSGRTIFHALFIILILAIIALVMVRNRYRVYGIAVACCIFVHQLLDTMWLLPSTWAYPLFGPFPLVTPPDYAGVYLWIELTTPSEWIFLLVTVVIMYRLFSTGQDIPDNTHPLWMGTIVLLAGMGILMTGAGIFGAHNTFFAPTYSAVTTGMAGILALAGAAVMVQWHRLTPCYRK; encoded by the coding sequence ATGTTTTTGTTCGCCCATCTGGTCAGCGGTCTCCTGCTTGGATTAGGTTTCTGCTGCCTGACCCATGATCGGCGGATAATTTCCCTCTGTATCGTAGCGTCCCTAATCCCGGATCTTATTGATAAACCGTTAACGCTCATCAGCCCTGCACTAAGTAGTGGGAGAACGATCTTTCATGCCCTGTTTATAATTCTCATCCTTGCAATTATCGCGCTCGTTATGGTACGAAACCGGTACCGGGTATATGGCATAGCGGTCGCATGCTGCATTTTTGTCCACCAGTTACTCGATACCATGTGGCTGCTTCCCTCCACATGGGCGTATCCGTTGTTCGGCCCGTTCCCTCTGGTCACTCCGCCGGATTATGCAGGCGTTTATCTCTGGATTGAACTAACAACACCATCAGAATGGATCTTTTTACTCGTCACCGTAGTGATAATGTACAGGCTTTTCTCAACCGGACAAGATATACCGGATAACACGCATCCCCTCTGGATGGGGACTATCGTCCTGCTCGCCGGTATGGGCATTCTGATGACTGGCGCAGGCATTTTTGGTGCACACAATACCTTTTTTGCTCCAACCTACTCTGCAGTGACAACAGGTATGGCCGGCATCCTGGCATTAGCGGGTGCAGCAGTTATGGTGCAATGGCACCGGTTAACGCCCTGTTACCGGAAATGA
- a CDS encoding pirin family protein, producing MVERILSAYATVEGAGVRLHRAFGYYEVPQFDPFLMLDDFRSTRPKDYLAGFPTHPHRGIETVTYMLNGSIEHADSMGNAGSVNAGDVQWMTAGSGIIHSEMPKPVNGRMGGFQLWVNLPRAHKMMTPRYQEIKSADIPMTTPHPDVNIKVICGQVNGAKGPVKDIVADPLYLDITLGPDTFFTHPVKEGYTALAYVISGEGTFDAEEGYRIGIRDLILFTDGSSIWARSYGKGFRFLLIAGKPIREPVAWRGPIVMNTHEELRQAFREFDEGTFIKKNA from the coding sequence ATGGTTGAAAGAATCCTTTCAGCGTATGCAACGGTGGAAGGAGCCGGTGTCCGGCTGCATCGGGCGTTCGGGTATTACGAGGTTCCCCAGTTTGATCCGTTCCTGATGCTGGATGATTTCCGTTCAACCCGCCCGAAAGATTACCTTGCCGGGTTCCCCACCCACCCGCACCGGGGTATCGAAACGGTCACGTACATGCTCAACGGAAGCATTGAACATGCTGACAGTATGGGAAATGCCGGCAGTGTCAATGCCGGGGATGTCCAGTGGATGACTGCGGGATCGGGCATTATCCATTCAGAGATGCCAAAACCGGTAAACGGCCGTATGGGCGGGTTCCAGCTCTGGGTTAACCTGCCCCGGGCGCATAAGATGATGACTCCCCGGTACCAGGAAATAAAGAGTGCGGATATCCCCATGACAACACCCCATCCGGATGTCAATATAAAAGTGATCTGCGGACAGGTCAACGGTGCAAAAGGGCCGGTGAAAGATATCGTGGCCGATCCCTTGTATCTCGATATAACCCTGGGCCCGGACACCTTTTTTACTCATCCGGTTAAGGAGGGTTACACGGCCCTTGCCTACGTGATCAGCGGTGAAGGTACCTTTGATGCCGAAGAAGGATACCGGATCGGCATCCGTGACCTGATCCTGTTTACTGACGGGAGTTCAATCTGGGCGCGATCGTATGGCAAAGGCTTCCGTTTCCTCCTCATTGCAGGAAAACCGATCCGCGAGCCGGTTGCATGGCGCGGACCGATCGTGATGAATACGCACGAGGAGCTCCGTCAGGCTTTCAGGGAATTTGATGAGGGGACCTTTATCAAAAAGAATGCGTAA
- a CDS encoding metal-dependent hydrolase — protein MQLTWLGHSCVLLTGSKKVLIDPFTEGSSVLSTNPDIVAVTHGHADHLGETVALNRKTVAITEIGKYLKTKGIPVESMNIGGTIIVDGVSFTMTAAVHSTAIEEAGPGFSAGAAAGFVIGMDGIKIYHAGDTALFSDMKLIGDLYHPDIALLPIGGRFTMGTAEAMIAANFIGAKTVIPIHYNTWDRIAADPLPFKKAIERTTDIKVLVLKPGDNLNVTA, from the coding sequence ATGCAACTCACCTGGCTCGGGCATTCGTGCGTGCTGCTTACCGGTTCAAAAAAAGTGCTCATCGATCCCTTTACTGAAGGCAGCAGCGTCCTTAGCACGAATCCGGATATTGTCGCAGTCACGCATGGCCATGCAGATCACCTGGGAGAGACCGTTGCCCTCAACCGCAAGACCGTTGCAATAACCGAGATAGGAAAATACCTCAAAACAAAGGGAATTCCGGTTGAGAGTATGAATATCGGGGGCACTATTATCGTTGACGGGGTGTCTTTTACCATGACTGCCGCGGTGCACTCGACCGCAATCGAAGAGGCAGGACCGGGTTTTTCTGCCGGGGCTGCCGCAGGATTTGTTATCGGCATGGATGGCATAAAGATCTACCATGCGGGGGACACCGCGCTCTTTTCAGATATGAAACTCATCGGGGATTTGTATCACCCGGACATCGCACTCCTCCCGATTGGCGGACGCTTCACCATGGGCACGGCAGAAGCGATGATCGCAGCGAATTTCATCGGCGCTAAAACGGTCATCCCGATCCATTACAATACCTGGGACAGGATCGCTGCTGACCCTCTACCCTTCAAGAAGGCGATCGAGCGGACAACCGATATTAAAGTACTGGTGTTAAAACCCGGAGATAATCTTAATGTCACTGCCTGA
- a CDS encoding TMEM175 family protein — MNEQEPEDFHFLGKNRIEALTDGVFAFAMTLLVTSMILPHTADAPALTAAGALTLLIPDFIHYVIAFFILAAFWTAHHIQFNQIRFITRPFLTLNIIGLFFVTLVPFTTSFVGDYPDTLASIVFELNLMVLGLMMFVQWYYVAHNRKLISPKYPESKVQEGLLQNLKIPFLSLVGVILALSGWQESTMIYLLSPFVSIAVSRYIARNRRIREGVV, encoded by the coding sequence ATGAACGAACAAGAGCCAGAAGATTTCCACTTCTTAGGAAAGAACCGGATCGAAGCCCTCACCGATGGGGTCTTTGCGTTTGCAATGACCCTGCTTGTCACCAGCATGATCCTGCCCCATACCGCTGATGCACCTGCTCTTACCGCGGCAGGAGCCCTGACCCTGCTGATACCGGATTTCATCCATTATGTGATCGCGTTCTTTATTCTCGCTGCGTTCTGGACCGCTCACCATATCCAGTTCAACCAGATCCGGTTCATTACCCGTCCTTTCCTTACGTTAAATATTATCGGCCTGTTTTTTGTTACGCTCGTTCCGTTCACTACAAGTTTTGTGGGGGATTATCCGGATACCCTTGCATCCATTGTCTTTGAACTCAATCTCATGGTGCTTGGCCTGATGATGTTTGTGCAATGGTATTATGTAGCCCATAACCGCAAGCTCATCTCCCCAAAGTATCCCGAATCAAAGGTACAGGAAGGACTTTTACAGAACCTCAAAATCCCGTTTTTATCATTGGTTGGCGTGATCCTGGCACTTTCAGGATGGCAGGAAAGCACGATGATCTACCTCCTGTCCCCGTTCGTTTCTATCGCGGTATCCCGGTATATTGCCAGAAACCGCAGGATACGGGAAGGAGTGGTATGA
- a CDS encoding RsmD family RNA methyltransferase, protein MGLKEQLAGIIPDKDLCHITNHFDVVGDVAIISIPDELSDYKPLIAREIISHRKNIYTVLNKIAKVAGDTRAAGYEILAGDTTVTLHGEFGFAYRLDVRTVFFNTRLAYERMRVIDQVESGERVFVPFCGVGPFAIPAAAKGAQVVAVEQNPDAYLWLEENVSLNKVRKNITTIHGDAFDIGMLPHRQFDRIIIPAPYGMDRILDILSPLAVHGGMIHFYTFKTRNEIPVLIEEYVQKGFDITYYNTCGNVAPGVSRWVFDLVYSPRP, encoded by the coding sequence ATGGGGTTGAAAGAACAGTTGGCCGGGATCATTCCTGATAAAGACCTTTGTCACATCACCAATCATTTCGATGTCGTAGGTGATGTCGCCATCATTTCAATCCCCGATGAGCTTTCGGACTATAAACCGCTCATTGCCCGGGAGATCATCTCCCACCGTAAAAACATCTATACCGTACTCAACAAGATTGCAAAAGTAGCGGGAGATACGAGGGCGGCGGGTTATGAGATCCTTGCGGGGGATACAACCGTTACCCTTCACGGTGAGTTTGGCTTTGCTTACCGGCTTGATGTGAGAACGGTTTTTTTTAATACCCGTCTTGCGTACGAGCGGATGCGGGTCATCGATCAGGTGGAGAGTGGTGAACGGGTTTTTGTACCGTTCTGCGGGGTAGGACCGTTTGCCATTCCTGCAGCAGCAAAAGGGGCACAGGTCGTAGCGGTTGAGCAGAATCCTGATGCATATCTCTGGCTTGAGGAAAATGTCAGTCTTAACAAGGTACGAAAAAATATCACCACCATCCACGGGGATGCTTTCGATATCGGTATGCTCCCGCACCGGCAGTTCGACCGGATTATCATCCCGGCACCCTATGGTATGGACAGGATCCTTGACATCCTCTCACCGCTCGCCGTGCATGGGGGGATGATTCATTTCTACACATTCAAAACCCGGAACGAGATTCCTGTCCTGATCGAAGAGTATGTACAGAAAGGGTTTGATATCACCTATTACAACACCTGCGGTAATGTTGCACCCGGCGTGAGCCGCTGGGTGTTCGACCTGGTTTATTCGCCCCGCCCGTAG